In a genomic window of Amycolatopsis japonica:
- a CDS encoding globin, giving the protein MSVTEPDPTTLYEAIGGEPVFTRIVARFYAEVAVDEVLRPLYPEEDLGPAEERFRLFLMQYWGGPHTYSDQRGHPRLRMRHAPFKIGPIERDAWLRCIKIAVDEENIEEPYRGQLWAYLEMAANSMMNSFV; this is encoded by the coding sequence GTGTCCGTGACCGAACCTGATCCCACCACCTTGTACGAAGCCATCGGCGGTGAACCGGTGTTCACCCGGATCGTCGCGCGGTTCTACGCCGAAGTGGCGGTCGACGAGGTGCTTCGCCCGCTGTACCCGGAGGAGGACCTCGGCCCGGCCGAGGAGCGTTTCCGGCTGTTCCTCATGCAGTACTGGGGCGGCCCGCACACCTACTCCGACCAGCGCGGTCACCCGCGGCTGAGGATGCGGCACGCCCCGTTCAAGATCGGCCCGATCGAACGCGACGCCTGGTTGCGCTGCATCAAGATCGCGGTCGACGAGGAGAACATCGAGGAGCCCTACCGCGGGCAGCTGTGGGCGTACCTGGAGATGGCCGCCAACAGCATGATGAACAGTTTCGTGTGA
- a CDS encoding glycoside hydrolase family 13 protein yields MERDVAWWAQAVFYQVYVRSFADSDGDGVGDLEGIRGKLGYLELLGVDALWLTPFYRSPMADHGYDIADPRDVDPMFGTLGDFDVLLTEAHKRGIKVTVDVVPNHTSNTHAWFKSAMAAPPGSPERDRYIFRDGLGPRGDQPPNNWVSSFGGPAWTRVPDGQWYLHLFSPQQPDLNWANHEVAADLERTLRFWLDHGVDGFRVDVAHGMAKPPGLPDMDPRVNPLGPSEFYDPRFDNDRVHEIHQMIRKVLDEYPGTMAVGEIWVTDEERLARYLRPDELHLAFNFRLVLTHFDADALRTAIERSLAVPKAAGAPATWTLSNHDVWRQVSRYGGGERGVRRARAMALVELALPGAVYLYNGEELGLGNVDIPPDAVADPRAKISGAEFGRDASRVPLPWEGDLPPFGFSRNPRTWLPMPASWASVTVEAQLEAPASTLSLYRRAIEIRKSHQAFRGDELEWYGAPAGCFAFRRRGGGLVCALNTSASPIALPPGEVLLSSVPLVNGKLPPDAAAWLV; encoded by the coding sequence ATGGAACGCGACGTGGCTTGGTGGGCCCAGGCGGTCTTCTACCAGGTCTACGTGCGCTCGTTCGCCGATTCGGACGGGGACGGCGTCGGTGACCTCGAAGGCATCCGCGGCAAGCTCGGGTACCTGGAGCTGCTCGGGGTCGACGCGCTGTGGCTGACGCCGTTCTACCGCTCCCCCATGGCCGACCACGGCTACGACATCGCCGACCCGCGCGACGTCGACCCGATGTTCGGCACCCTCGGCGATTTCGACGTGCTCCTGACCGAAGCGCACAAACGCGGCATCAAGGTCACCGTCGACGTCGTCCCCAACCACACCAGCAACACCCACGCCTGGTTCAAATCGGCGATGGCGGCGCCGCCGGGCAGCCCGGAGCGGGATCGCTACATCTTCCGTGACGGGCTCGGCCCGCGCGGCGACCAGCCGCCGAACAACTGGGTCAGCTCGTTCGGCGGCCCGGCGTGGACGCGGGTGCCGGACGGCCAGTGGTACCTGCACCTGTTCTCGCCGCAGCAGCCGGATCTGAACTGGGCCAACCACGAGGTCGCCGCCGATCTGGAGCGGACCCTGCGGTTCTGGCTGGACCACGGTGTGGACGGTTTCCGCGTCGACGTCGCGCACGGTATGGCGAAACCGCCGGGCCTGCCGGACATGGACCCGCGGGTGAACCCGCTGGGGCCGAGCGAGTTCTACGATCCGCGCTTCGACAACGACCGCGTCCACGAGATCCACCAGATGATCCGCAAGGTGCTCGACGAATACCCGGGCACCATGGCCGTCGGCGAGATCTGGGTGACCGACGAGGAACGCCTCGCCCGCTATCTGCGGCCGGACGAACTGCACCTGGCGTTCAACTTCCGGCTCGTGCTCACGCATTTCGACGCGGACGCGCTGCGGACGGCCATCGAGCGGTCCCTGGCGGTGCCGAAGGCCGCCGGGGCCCCCGCCACCTGGACGTTGAGCAACCACGACGTCTGGCGCCAGGTCAGCCGGTACGGCGGCGGCGAACGCGGCGTCCGGCGCGCCAGGGCGATGGCGCTCGTCGAACTGGCGCTGCCCGGAGCGGTTTATCTGTACAACGGCGAGGAACTGGGGCTCGGCAACGTCGACATCCCGCCCGACGCGGTCGCGGATCCGCGCGCCAAGATCTCCGGTGCCGAGTTCGGCCGGGACGCGTCACGCGTGCCGCTGCCGTGGGAAGGCGACCTGCCGCCGTTCGGTTTCTCGCGCAACCCGAGGACGTGGCTGCCGATGCCCGCCTCGTGGGCGTCGGTGACCGTCGAAGCGCAGCTGGAGGCTCCGGCGTCGACGCTGTCGCTGTACCGGCGGGCGATCGAGATCCGCAAGTCGCACCAGGCGTTCCGCGGGGACGAGCTGGAGTGGTACGGCGCCCCGGCCGGCTGTTTCGCGTTCCGGCGGCGCGGTGGCGGGTTGGTCTGCGCGCTGAACACGTCGGCGAGCCCGATCGCGTTGCCGCCGGGCGAGGTGCTGCTGTCCAGTGTGCCGTTGGTGAACGGGAAACTGCCGCCGGACGCGGCCGCCTGGCTCGTCTGA
- the pepN gene encoding aminopeptidase N produces the protein MPAPNLTRDQAKLRAELLDVESYDIELDLTDGRGGPGEKTFTSKTTIKFASARSGEASWVDIVAEGIESAVLNGTELDVSGYVEDKGVELPGLAESNELVVDAVCRYMNTGEGLHRFVDPVDDGVYLYTQFETADAKRMFACFDQPDLKSVYRLTVIAPKDWKVISNALIESTEETPEGAVRTVFKVSERISTYLVALIAGPYSEWRDEFSDSHRTIPLGIYCRASLAEHMDADKLFTETKQGFAFYHEKFATPYPFSKYDQLFVPEFNAGAMENAGAVTFLEDYVFRSRVTRYAYERRAETLLHEMAHMWFGDLVTMRWWDDLWLNESFATFASVLAQAEATEYKNAWTSFANIEKSWAYRQDQLPSTHPIAADIVDLHAVEVNFDGITYAKGASVLKQLVAYVGLEHFLEGLKVYFGKHAWGNATLADLLGALEEASGRDLSWWSAQWLETTGLNSLSPRYEIGADGTYSAFAVTQTGAKPGAGELRTHRVAVGVYDEDENGKIVRKHRVELDVDGERTEVPGLVGLPAGKLVLVNDDDLTYCTMRLDPASLTTLIDRIADITEPLPRTLCWSAAWEMTREAELKARDFVTLVQRGVHTETEVGVVQRLLLQAQTALNSYAKPEWAADKGWPEFSARLLELAQGAEAGSDHQLAFVNSLAGCVLDDKTLAIIAGWLDGTAPLEGLTVDTDLRWRLLHALVAHGKAENPEIDAELGKDDTAAGRRQAERSRALRPTAEAKADAWQRAVYDDELPNAVSDSLITGFSHPGQKHLLGDYVTRYFEVIDEVWQRRSSERAQPTVVGLYPSWAVEPATVTASDEWLAGEHPAALRRLVSEGRAGIVRALAAREFDSQAGN, from the coding sequence GTGCCCGCCCCCAACCTGACCCGAGACCAAGCCAAGCTGCGCGCGGAACTGCTCGACGTCGAGTCCTACGACATCGAGCTGGATCTGACCGACGGCCGTGGCGGTCCCGGTGAGAAGACCTTCACGTCGAAGACGACGATCAAGTTCGCGAGCGCCAGAAGCGGCGAAGCGTCGTGGGTCGACATCGTCGCCGAGGGGATCGAGTCGGCCGTCCTCAACGGGACGGAACTCGACGTCAGCGGGTACGTCGAGGACAAGGGCGTCGAGCTGCCCGGGCTCGCCGAGTCGAACGAGCTCGTCGTGGACGCGGTCTGCCGGTACATGAACACCGGCGAGGGCCTGCACCGGTTCGTCGACCCGGTCGACGACGGCGTCTACCTCTACACGCAGTTCGAGACCGCGGACGCGAAGCGCATGTTCGCCTGCTTCGACCAGCCCGACCTCAAGTCGGTCTACCGGCTCACCGTGATCGCGCCGAAGGACTGGAAGGTCATCTCGAACGCGCTGATCGAATCCACGGAGGAGACCCCGGAAGGGGCCGTCCGCACCGTGTTCAAGGTGTCCGAGCGGATCTCGACCTACCTGGTCGCGCTGATCGCGGGCCCGTACAGCGAGTGGCGCGACGAATTCTCCGACTCCCACCGCACGATCCCGCTGGGCATCTACTGCCGCGCCTCGCTCGCCGAGCACATGGACGCGGACAAGCTGTTCACCGAGACCAAGCAGGGTTTCGCCTTCTACCACGAGAAGTTCGCGACCCCGTACCCGTTCTCCAAGTACGACCAGCTGTTCGTGCCGGAGTTCAACGCGGGCGCGATGGAGAACGCCGGCGCGGTCACCTTCCTGGAGGACTACGTCTTCCGCAGCCGCGTCACCCGCTACGCCTACGAGCGCCGCGCCGAGACGCTGCTGCACGAGATGGCGCACATGTGGTTCGGCGACCTGGTCACCATGCGCTGGTGGGACGACCTGTGGCTGAACGAGTCGTTCGCGACCTTCGCGAGCGTGCTGGCCCAGGCCGAGGCCACCGAGTACAAGAACGCGTGGACCAGCTTCGCGAACATCGAGAAGTCGTGGGCGTACCGGCAGGATCAGCTGCCCTCGACGCACCCGATCGCCGCGGACATCGTCGACCTGCACGCGGTCGAGGTGAACTTCGACGGCATCACCTACGCCAAGGGCGCGAGCGTCCTCAAGCAGCTCGTCGCCTATGTCGGGCTGGAGCACTTCCTCGAAGGCCTGAAGGTCTACTTCGGCAAGCACGCCTGGGGCAACGCGACCCTGGCGGACCTGCTGGGCGCGCTGGAAGAGGCCTCGGGCCGCGACCTGTCGTGGTGGAGCGCGCAGTGGCTGGAGACCACCGGTCTCAACTCGCTGAGCCCGCGCTACGAGATCGGCGCCGACGGCACGTACTCCGCGTTCGCCGTCACCCAGACCGGCGCCAAGCCGGGTGCCGGTGAGCTGCGCACGCACCGCGTCGCGGTCGGCGTCTACGACGAGGACGAGAACGGCAAGATCGTCCGCAAGCACCGCGTCGAGCTCGACGTGGACGGCGAGCGCACCGAGGTGCCGGGGCTGGTCGGTCTCCCGGCGGGCAAGCTCGTGCTGGTCAACGACGACGACCTGACCTACTGCACGATGCGGCTCGACCCGGCGTCGCTGACCACGCTGATCGACCGCATCGCCGACATCACCGAACCGCTGCCCCGCACGCTGTGCTGGTCGGCGGCGTGGGAGATGACGCGCGAGGCCGAGCTCAAGGCCCGCGACTTCGTCACGCTGGTGCAGCGTGGCGTGCACACCGAGACCGAGGTCGGCGTGGTGCAGCGGCTGCTGCTGCAGGCGCAGACGGCGCTGAACTCGTACGCGAAGCCGGAATGGGCGGCGGACAAGGGCTGGCCGGAGTTCTCCGCGCGGCTGCTGGAGCTGGCGCAGGGCGCCGAGGCCGGTTCGGACCACCAGCTCGCGTTCGTGAACTCGCTCGCCGGTTGCGTGCTCGACGACAAGACGCTGGCGATCATCGCGGGCTGGCTCGACGGCACGGCGCCGCTGGAGGGCCTGACCGTCGACACCGACCTGCGCTGGCGGCTGCTGCACGCGCTGGTCGCGCACGGCAAGGCCGAGAACCCCGAGATCGACGCCGAGCTCGGCAAGGACGACACCGCCGCCGGACGGCGCCAGGCGGAGCGCTCACGGGCGCTGCGGCCGACCGCCGAGGCGAAGGCCGACGCGTGGCAGCGGGCGGTGTACGACGACGAGCTGCCCAACGCGGTCAGCGACTCGCTCATCACCGGCTTCTCCCACCCGGGCCAGAAGCACCTGCTAGGCGACTACGTGACGCGCTACTTCGAGGTCATCGACGAGGTGTGGCAGCGGCGCTCCAGCGAGCGGGCGCAGCCGACCGTGGTCGGGCTGTACCCGTCGTGGGCCGTCGAGCCGGCGACGGTCACGGCGTCGGACGAGTGGCTGGCCGGGGAGCACCCGGCGGCGCTGCGCCGTCTCGTGTCGGAAGGCCGGGCCGGGATCGTGCGGGCGCTGGCCGCCCGTGAGTTCGACTCGCAGGCCGGCAACTAG
- a CDS encoding LVIVD repeat-containing protein, which translates to MLQPGLKRRLTRVFVSAAAVAALGASSALAAPAVVAEPSATAIPGVDEIVHSPNLRSIANVPQQGPFTKDSTGTDIAFTKGHAIIGTYDGFNVFDVRNPYRPKIVSQVLCPGGQNDVSISGDLLFLSTDSSRSDNSCNSVSKPASDKSAWEGIKIFDISNLAAPKYVAAIETDCGSHTNTLVPDKRGKDVYIYVSSYAPAANLPDCQPPHDKLSIIKVPVKDPAKASLVATPVLFPDGGNEGGANPDGTRRSATTGCHDLTALPEKDLMAGACMGDGVLLDISDRLKPRVINRVQDNVNFAFWHSATFNNDATKIVFTDELGGGGMATCLEKFGSTRGANGIYQITGRGDDRKLEFVSYYKIPRLQSETENCVAHNGSLIPVPGKDIMVQSWYQGGVSVWDFTDAKNPKEIAFWERGPLSNEKLVGGGTWSTYWYNGYIFSSDIVKGLDVLDLNDWRTFPAKLVRQNQFNAQTQYKLHPGFNNN; encoded by the coding sequence GTGCTGCAGCCTGGGCTGAAACGTCGCTTGACCAGGGTCTTCGTGTCGGCGGCCGCGGTCGCCGCCCTCGGGGCCTCCAGCGCGCTCGCCGCGCCGGCCGTCGTCGCCGAACCGTCGGCGACCGCGATCCCGGGTGTGGACGAGATCGTCCACAGCCCGAATCTCCGGTCGATCGCGAACGTCCCGCAGCAGGGACCGTTCACCAAGGACTCGACCGGCACCGACATCGCGTTCACCAAGGGCCACGCGATCATCGGTACCTACGACGGGTTCAACGTCTTCGACGTCCGCAACCCGTACCGCCCGAAGATCGTCAGCCAGGTCCTGTGCCCCGGCGGGCAGAACGACGTGTCGATCTCCGGGGACCTGCTCTTCCTGTCGACCGACTCGTCGCGCAGCGACAACTCGTGCAACAGCGTCTCGAAGCCCGCGTCGGACAAGTCGGCGTGGGAGGGCATCAAGATCTTCGACATCTCGAATCTCGCGGCGCCAAAGTACGTCGCGGCGATCGAGACCGACTGCGGTTCGCACACCAACACCCTGGTGCCGGACAAGCGCGGCAAGGACGTCTACATCTACGTCTCGTCGTACGCGCCGGCGGCGAACCTGCCCGACTGCCAGCCGCCGCACGACAAGCTGTCCATCATCAAGGTCCCGGTGAAGGACCCGGCGAAGGCCTCGCTGGTCGCGACGCCGGTGCTGTTCCCGGACGGCGGCAACGAAGGCGGCGCCAACCCCGACGGCACCCGCCGTTCGGCGACCACCGGTTGCCACGACCTCACGGCGCTGCCGGAGAAGGACCTGATGGCCGGTGCCTGCATGGGTGACGGCGTCCTGCTCGACATCTCCGACCGGCTCAAGCCGCGGGTCATCAACCGGGTCCAGGACAACGTGAACTTCGCGTTCTGGCACAGCGCCACCTTCAACAACGACGCCACCAAGATCGTCTTCACCGACGAACTCGGCGGCGGCGGGATGGCGACCTGCCTGGAGAAGTTCGGCTCCACCCGCGGGGCCAACGGCATCTACCAGATCACCGGTCGCGGCGACGACCGCAAGCTGGAGTTCGTCAGCTACTACAAGATCCCGCGGCTGCAGTCCGAGACCGAGAACTGCGTGGCGCACAACGGTTCGCTGATCCCGGTGCCGGGCAAGGACATCATGGTCCAGTCCTGGTACCAGGGCGGTGTCTCGGTGTGGGACTTCACCGACGCGAAGAACCCGAAGGAGATCGCGTTCTGGGAGCGGGGCCCGCTCTCGAACGAGAAGCTCGTCGGCGGTGGGACGTGGTCGACGTACTGGTACAACGGCTACATCTTCTCGTCCGACATCGTGAAGGGCCTGGACGTCCTGGACCTCAACGACTGGCGGACCTTCCCGGCGAAGCTCGTCCGGCAGAACCAGTTCAACGCCCAGACGCAGTACAAGCTGCACCCGGGCTTCAACAACAACTGA
- a CDS encoding DUF305 domain-containing protein — translation MRKSLTSALVAAAFLVSGCTGDAEPAAPAQSAPVIAPGKPGEQASTGSRGPVNRDQPNEADVEYMTMMIPHHQQAKVMTDLVPGKTANEQIRAIAGRISVAQDGEITMMKTWLADRGKPVPGEGHAGHGGGHDHALMPGMATEAQLADLRAANGAAFEKLFLDLMIAHHQGALTMAEAQLGKGVEIKAQEMAQEVITGQTAEIERMKAMRGKL, via the coding sequence ATGCGAAAAAGTTTGACATCGGCGCTGGTCGCCGCCGCTTTCCTCGTCTCGGGCTGCACCGGTGACGCGGAGCCCGCCGCACCGGCCCAGAGCGCGCCGGTGATCGCCCCCGGCAAACCCGGCGAACAGGCGAGCACCGGCTCCCGCGGTCCGGTGAACCGCGATCAGCCCAACGAGGCCGACGTCGAGTACATGACGATGATGATCCCCCATCACCAGCAGGCGAAGGTGATGACCGACCTGGTGCCGGGCAAGACGGCCAACGAGCAGATCCGGGCGATCGCCGGGCGGATCTCGGTCGCGCAGGACGGCGAGATCACGATGATGAAGACCTGGCTGGCCGATCGCGGCAAGCCGGTGCCGGGCGAAGGGCACGCGGGCCACGGGGGCGGGCACGATCACGCGCTCATGCCAGGGATGGCGACCGAGGCCCAGCTGGCGGATCTGCGCGCGGCGAACGGGGCGGCGTTCGAAAAGCTGTTCCTCGACCTGATGATCGCGCACCACCAGGGCGCGCTGACCATGGCCGAAGCCCAGCTCGGCAAGGGCGTGGAGATCAAGGCGCAGGAGATGGCGCAGGAGGTCATCACTGGCCAGACCGCCGAGATCGAGCGCATGAAAGCGATGCGGGGAAAGCTCTAA
- the ctaJ gene encoding aa3-type cytochrome oxidase subunit CtaJ has protein sequence MNLVETILVFAVIPLAIYALCGVATLRSKGAGVARYRPGQPWEYPAMWWSANPDGVGARHSHANEGGATAVVAADGATVTGGARGNW, from the coding sequence GTGAACCTTGTCGAGACGATCCTGGTCTTCGCGGTGATCCCCTTGGCCATCTACGCGCTGTGCGGGGTGGCCACGCTGCGGTCGAAGGGCGCGGGCGTCGCCCGGTACCGGCCGGGGCAGCCGTGGGAGTACCCGGCCATGTGGTGGAGCGCCAACCCCGACGGTGTCGGCGCGAGGCATTCGCACGCGAACGAGGGCGGCGCGACCGCCGTCGTCGCCGCGGACGGAGCGACGGTGACGGGAGGCGCTCGTGGCAACTGGTGA
- a CDS encoding acyl-CoA thioesterase: MSYISLIRPRWSDMDVYGHVNHANMVTLLEEARIPLLFGDAVRAGLTELPKGIVVVKLAVHYRSPIVVSDQDIRVEISLKDLKHASFTLGYRVHSGPAEADKVAVTAETVLAPFDTASERPRRLTEDERAFLEKGFADA, translated from the coding sequence GTGAGCTACATTTCCCTGATCCGGCCGCGCTGGTCGGATATGGACGTCTACGGGCACGTCAACCACGCGAACATGGTGACCCTGCTCGAAGAGGCGCGGATCCCGCTGTTGTTCGGGGACGCAGTCCGCGCCGGGCTCACCGAACTGCCCAAGGGCATCGTGGTGGTGAAGCTGGCCGTCCATTACCGTTCGCCGATCGTGGTGTCCGATCAGGACATCCGGGTGGAGATCTCGTTGAAGGACTTGAAGCACGCCAGCTTCACCCTCGGCTACCGGGTGCATTCCGGGCCCGCCGAGGCCGACAAGGTCGCGGTCACCGCCGAGACGGTGCTCGCGCCGTTCGACACCGCGTCCGAGCGGCCCCGCCGGCTGACCGAGGACGAACGTGCCTTCCTGGAGAAGGGGTTCGCGGATGCCTGA
- a CDS encoding mechanosensitive ion channel family protein, with protein sequence MNLLPTEPPACTREAGSLCYQVFQVTKNEWLSASAGWLLTKPLRILMIVAVAFLLRYLVRRLINRVTRMPGGGSSKLPALLRPLRERAPEVLGSAVMERRRQRAATIGSVLKSMATFLIYGLAFILVLGELGIDLAPIIASAGIVGVALGFGAQNLVKDFLSGMFMMIEDQYGVGDVVDVGEASGTVEAVGLRITTLRDINGTVWYVRNGEVLRVGNSSQGFAVAVVDVPLSYSADVEKATELMAEKAKTLLESESLSPNVLEPPEMLGVETVTPEGIKLRLTVKVRPGKQWSVQRALRAHLLAALDEAGFEPPLGRFMSSGPASQ encoded by the coding sequence GTGAACCTGCTGCCCACCGAACCCCCGGCCTGCACGCGCGAAGCCGGCAGCCTGTGCTACCAGGTGTTCCAGGTCACAAAGAACGAATGGCTCTCCGCGTCGGCAGGCTGGCTGCTGACGAAGCCGCTCAGGATCCTGATGATCGTCGCCGTGGCGTTCCTGCTGCGGTACCTGGTGCGGCGTCTGATCAACCGCGTGACGCGGATGCCCGGCGGCGGCTCCTCGAAGCTGCCCGCGCTGTTGAGACCGCTGCGGGAGAGGGCTCCCGAGGTGCTCGGGTCGGCGGTGATGGAACGGCGCCGTCAGCGCGCCGCCACCATCGGCTCGGTGCTCAAGTCGATGGCCACGTTCCTGATCTACGGCCTCGCGTTCATCCTGGTGCTGGGCGAACTGGGCATCGACCTCGCGCCGATCATCGCTTCGGCGGGCATCGTCGGCGTGGCGCTCGGGTTCGGCGCGCAGAACCTGGTCAAGGACTTCCTGTCCGGCATGTTCATGATGATCGAGGACCAGTACGGCGTCGGTGACGTCGTCGACGTCGGTGAGGCGTCCGGCACCGTCGAGGCCGTCGGCCTCCGGATCACCACCCTGCGTGACATCAACGGCACCGTCTGGTACGTCCGCAACGGCGAGGTGCTGCGGGTCGGCAACTCGAGCCAGGGCTTCGCGGTGGCCGTCGTCGACGTCCCGCTCAGCTACTCCGCCGACGTCGAGAAGGCCACCGAACTGATGGCCGAGAAGGCGAAGACGCTCCTGGAGAGCGAAAGCCTCTCGCCGAACGTGCTGGAACCGCCGGAGATGCTCGGTGTGGAGACCGTCACGCCCGAAGGCATCAAGCTCCGGCTGACGGTGAAGGTCCGGCCGGGCAAGCAGTGGTCCGTGCAGCGCGCGCTGCGGGCGCACCTGCTCGCCGCGCTCGACGAAGCAGGCTTCGAGCCACCTCTGGGGCGCTTTATGTCGTCCGGCCCGGCCTCGCAGTAG
- a CDS encoding HNH endonuclease: MLLNATFEPLTALPLRRAVVLVMCGKAEVVHGDPAGLELHAATVSLPVPSVIRLSTYVRVPYRAQVPLTRAGLMHRDRYRCAYCGGRAETIDHVVPRSRGGPHSWTNCVACCAKCNHRKADKLLSEIGWRLRVVPRAPHGPHWRLLAHSKEADPLWRPYLGTAA, encoded by the coding sequence TTGCTGTTGAACGCCACGTTCGAACCGCTCACGGCGCTGCCGTTGCGGCGCGCGGTGGTCCTCGTGATGTGCGGCAAGGCCGAGGTGGTGCACGGAGACCCGGCGGGGCTCGAACTGCACGCCGCCACGGTCTCGCTGCCCGTGCCTTCGGTGATCCGGCTGAGCACCTACGTGCGCGTGCCCTACCGCGCGCAGGTGCCGCTGACCCGGGCCGGGCTGATGCACCGCGACCGGTACCGCTGCGCCTACTGCGGAGGGCGGGCCGAGACCATCGACCATGTCGTCCCGCGCAGTCGCGGAGGTCCCCACAGCTGGACGAACTGCGTGGCGTGCTGCGCCAAGTGCAACCACCGGAAGGCGGACAAGCTGCTTTCCGAGATCGGCTGGCGCCTGCGCGTCGTGCCGAGGGCCCCGCACGGGCCGCACTGGCGGCTGCTCGCGCATTCGAAGGAGGCCGACCCGTTGTGGCGGCCGTACCTGGGAACCGCGGCCTGA
- a CDS encoding DUF5130 family protein, translating to MATGELTHSSTAVDEEPGYGAAVTSSGRISAAKMYEPAGPISPFTTQQLARLDEALTLASRETGLDFSVYLGDLGEDTRATAEGLLASTDNAADGVVIAVSPGQRAIEVVTGSQARHRLPDRGAKLAVASMVASFKEGDLVGGLVNALRMLSDQAGAPQH from the coding sequence GTGGCAACTGGTGAACTGACCCATTCGTCCACCGCTGTTGACGAAGAGCCCGGTTACGGCGCCGCCGTTACCTCGAGCGGCCGGATTTCCGCCGCCAAGATGTACGAACCGGCTGGGCCGATCAGCCCATTCACGACCCAGCAGCTCGCCCGGCTGGACGAGGCGCTGACGCTCGCCAGCCGCGAGACCGGCCTGGACTTCAGTGTGTACCTGGGTGACCTCGGCGAGGACACCCGCGCCACCGCCGAAGGTCTGCTGGCCTCGACGGACAACGCGGCCGACGGTGTCGTCATCGCCGTGTCGCCCGGCCAGCGGGCGATCGAGGTCGTGACGGGCTCGCAGGCCCGGCACCGTCTGCCCGACCGCGGCGCGAAGCTCGCCGTGGCCAGCATGGTGGCCTCGTTCAAGGAAGGCGACCTCGTCGGTGGCCTCGTGAACGCCCTCCGCATGCTGAGCGACCAGGCGGGCGCTCCGCAGCACTGA